One genomic segment of Natrialbaceae archaeon AArc-T1-2 includes these proteins:
- a CDS encoding HAD family hydrolase, which yields MGVSFDLFGTLVSADRSADPASAVAAELLARDVSVPDDWDDAYARPHLEVAAGRELPLPDHVVAALESRGVEADPTTVRQAVQAAFDRAVTTRPGACEAVAAASECGPVAICSNCSVPGLVERTLERSRLDSGAFDAVVTSVDCGWRKPAPEIFETTAARLGVESRDLVHVGDDPRADGGVEALGGTYVSLEDVTLASVPVELEAIDG from the coding sequence GTGGGAGTATCGTTCGACCTCTTCGGAACGCTCGTGAGCGCAGATCGGTCGGCCGATCCGGCCAGCGCCGTCGCTGCCGAGCTTCTAGCGCGTGACGTCTCGGTTCCCGACGACTGGGACGACGCCTACGCGAGACCACACCTCGAGGTCGCCGCGGGACGCGAACTCCCGTTGCCCGACCACGTCGTGGCAGCCCTCGAGAGCCGCGGCGTCGAGGCCGACCCGACGACGGTCCGACAGGCGGTGCAAGCGGCGTTCGACCGTGCGGTCACGACCCGGCCCGGCGCGTGCGAGGCGGTCGCGGCCGCCAGCGAGTGCGGCCCCGTCGCGATCTGTTCGAACTGTAGCGTCCCCGGCCTCGTCGAGCGGACGCTCGAGCGCTCGCGGCTCGATTCCGGGGCCTTCGACGCGGTCGTAACGAGCGTCGACTGCGGCTGGCGAAAGCCCGCACCGGAGATCTTCGAGACGACGGCGGCGAGACTCGGCGTCGAGTCCCGAGATCTCGTTCACGTGGGTGACGACCCCCGCGCCGACGGCGGTGTCGAGGCCCTCGGTGGGACGTACGTCTCGCTCGAGGACGTCACGCTCGCGTCCGTCCCAGTCGAACTGGAGGCGATCGACGGATGA
- a CDS encoding ribbon-helix-helix domain-containing protein encodes MERVTLRIPKQQIEEVEQLVDSGEFPNRSEAIRSAVREMINEQDDGRNERSEKRNWAKV; translated from the coding sequence ATGGAGCGTGTGACACTGCGAATCCCGAAACAGCAGATCGAGGAGGTCGAGCAGCTGGTCGACTCGGGCGAGTTCCCGAACCGGAGCGAGGCGATCCGGTCGGCCGTCCGCGAGATGATCAACGAACAGGACGACGGTCGCAACGAGCGGTCGGAGAAACGCAACTGGGCCAAGGTGTAA
- a CDS encoding NTP transferase domain-containing protein yields the protein MCGGLGTRLESDREKPLHPICGTPMVERVLAALEGSRIERIYAAVSPHAPATRAHLEREVDGSASILETPGEGYVADLTAALESDALEPPVLTVAADLPLLASAAVDRLLARHETGSTTVCVPVALKRRLGVSVDTTLSPHLAPTGVNVVGAPNTQDMTHVSYDSRLAINVNRIEDTRVAERHLTRQEGDECA from the coding sequence ATGTGTGGCGGACTGGGAACCCGCCTCGAGAGCGACCGCGAGAAACCCCTCCATCCAATCTGCGGGACGCCGATGGTCGAGCGAGTGCTCGCCGCCCTCGAGGGCAGCCGGATCGAGCGGATCTACGCGGCGGTCTCCCCGCACGCGCCCGCGACCCGAGCCCACCTCGAGCGCGAGGTCGACGGGTCGGCCTCGATCCTCGAGACGCCCGGCGAGGGCTACGTCGCGGACCTGACCGCGGCCCTCGAGTCCGACGCCCTCGAGCCCCCCGTCCTCACCGTCGCGGCCGACCTCCCGCTGCTCGCATCCGCGGCCGTCGACCGGCTCCTCGCCCGTCACGAGACGGGATCGACGACGGTCTGTGTCCCGGTCGCGCTGAAACGACGCCTCGGGGTGAGCGTCGACACGACCCTCTCGCCCCACCTCGCACCGACCGGCGTCAACGTCGTCGGTGCACCGAACACGCAAGATATGACACACGTGAGCTACGACTCGAGACTGGCGATCAACGTGAACAGGATCGAAGACACACGGGTTGCAGAGAGACACCTGACGCGACAGGAGGGAGACGAATGCGCGTAA
- the cbiB gene encoding adenosylcobinamide-phosphate synthase CbiB: MSVTILAIVAFAFVLDLAVGEPPTAVHPVAWFGRLVGTIDREWVDGERGQRLAGVAIAVLAPVLAATIAGVVVVAAGTVHSIAGVLVATLVLYATTSLRMLLELARTVIEESEADLETARERIRGLVGRDASELSPAQLRSAAVESAGENLADGLVAPLLAFAILAPVSLPAAAAAAAWVKAVNTLDSMLGYPSKPVGTASARLDDLVMWLPARVAAVAVALAATDPRSLVRARRDARVPDSPNSGWPMATLSVALEVRLEKPGAYVLNEDGELPTLADGQRAVRLVGVAGGLAVGLCGALAVGVATVVAAESAVVLATAGVSP, encoded by the coding sequence GTGTCAGTGACGATACTCGCGATCGTCGCGTTCGCGTTCGTGCTCGATCTCGCAGTTGGCGAACCGCCAACCGCGGTCCATCCCGTCGCCTGGTTCGGCCGACTCGTCGGGACGATCGATCGCGAGTGGGTCGACGGTGAGCGTGGCCAGCGACTCGCCGGCGTCGCGATCGCCGTCCTCGCGCCGGTACTCGCCGCGACGATCGCAGGGGTTGTCGTCGTCGCCGCTGGCACTGTCCACTCGATCGCGGGTGTGCTCGTGGCAACGCTTGTCCTCTACGCGACGACGAGTTTACGGATGTTGCTCGAGCTCGCCCGGACGGTGATCGAGGAGAGCGAGGCCGACCTCGAGACGGCTCGAGAACGGATCCGCGGGCTCGTTGGACGCGACGCGAGCGAGCTCTCGCCGGCCCAGCTTCGCAGCGCCGCCGTCGAGAGCGCGGGCGAGAACCTGGCCGACGGGCTGGTCGCGCCGCTTCTGGCGTTCGCGATCCTCGCGCCGGTCTCGCTGCCGGCGGCTGCGGCCGCCGCAGCGTGGGTCAAGGCCGTCAACACGCTCGATTCGATGCTTGGCTACCCCTCGAAACCGGTCGGGACCGCGAGCGCCCGGCTCGACGACCTGGTGATGTGGCTGCCGGCCCGCGTCGCCGCCGTTGCCGTCGCGCTCGCGGCCACCGATCCGCGCTCGCTCGTGCGGGCCCGGCGGGACGCCCGCGTCCCCGATTCGCCCAACAGCGGCTGGCCGATGGCGACGCTTTCGGTCGCGCTCGAGGTTCGACTCGAGAAGCCGGGCGCGTACGTCCTGAACGAAGACGGCGAGTTGCCGACGCTCGCGGACGGCCAGCGTGCGGTCCGGCTCGTCGGGGTGGCCGGCGGGCTCGCGGTCGGTCTGTGCGGTGCGCTCGCAGTCGGCGTGGCGACGGTCGTCGCCGCCGAGAGCGCCGTCGTTCTCGCGACCGCGGGGGTGAGCCCGTGA
- the cobD gene encoding threonine-phosphate decarboxylase CobD yields MEPDAIRSAERVPHGGETDPSVLDFSANINPRVPAGVDAVYADALEASRRYPDDDYPDYRRAAADYVGCEPEAVIPTPGGLAAIRLALETILEPGDDVLVPYPSFGEYAREVRLQGASPRFVRHDDLLDADPAPYAVAIVCTPNNPTGEAADPGRLAAFADRCLEAGTTLLVDEAFLGFTDHASMAGREGVVVARSLTKLFGLPGLRAGFAVATGDRRDDLAVSRPAWNLGTPAARVGAHCLRQDGFVYETRKRVARERKRMRDALEAAGFDVHPSDAPYLLCAVDGDVDALLADAREQGIALRDARTFRGLDAHVRVAVNDRAANDRLLEVLCDGRP; encoded by the coding sequence ATGGAGCCTGACGCGATCCGGTCGGCCGAGCGCGTGCCCCACGGCGGGGAGACCGACCCGTCGGTGCTGGATTTCAGTGCCAACATCAACCCGCGCGTGCCGGCGGGTGTCGACGCGGTCTACGCGGACGCACTCGAGGCGTCCCGGCGCTATCCCGACGACGACTACCCCGACTACCGCCGGGCCGCCGCCGACTACGTCGGCTGTGAGCCCGAGGCGGTGATCCCCACCCCCGGCGGCCTCGCCGCGATCCGGCTCGCGCTCGAGACGATCCTCGAACCCGGCGACGACGTTCTGGTCCCCTACCCCAGTTTCGGCGAGTACGCCCGCGAGGTTCGCCTGCAGGGGGCCAGCCCGCGGTTCGTCCGCCACGACGACCTCCTCGACGCCGATCCCGCGCCCTACGCCGTGGCGATCGTCTGTACGCCGAACAACCCGACGGGCGAGGCGGCCGACCCGGGTCGGCTCGCGGCGTTCGCCGATCGCTGTCTCGAGGCGGGGACGACGCTTTTGGTCGACGAGGCGTTTCTCGGCTTCACCGACCACGCCTCGATGGCGGGCCGGGAGGGCGTCGTCGTCGCTCGCTCGCTGACGAAGCTGTTCGGGCTGCCCGGGCTCCGGGCCGGCTTCGCCGTCGCGACCGGCGACCGCCGCGACGACCTCGCCGTGTCCCGGCCGGCCTGGAACCTCGGGACGCCGGCCGCACGGGTCGGCGCCCACTGTCTGCGCCAGGACGGGTTCGTTTACGAGACGCGCAAGCGCGTCGCCCGGGAGCGCAAACGGATGCGCGATGCGCTCGAGGCGGCCGGTTTCGACGTCCATCCGTCGGACGCCCCCTACCTGCTGTGTGCCGTCGACGGCGACGTCGACGCCTTGCTCGCCGACGCCCGCGAGCAGGGAATCGCGTTGCGGGACGCCCGGACGTTCCGCGGACTCGACGCCCACGTCCGCGTCGCCGTGAACGACCGCGCGGCGAACGACCGACTGCTCGAGGTGCTGTGCGATGGCCGGCCCTGA
- a CDS encoding translation initiation factor IF-2 subunit beta yields the protein MDYESSLDRAMESVPDIGGDEERLSIPDAQAQKDGAFTRFTNLGEIADVLSREPEHLHRFVQRELGTSGKLDGGRARYNGSFSGQDFDAAVDAYLEEYVRCSECGLPDTRLVREDRTPMLRCDACGAFRPVTKGSSGSQQQQQQREAVEEGKTYTVEITGTGRKGDGVAEKGEYTIFVPGADEGDVVEIYIENISGNLAFARLD from the coding sequence ATGGATTACGAGTCTAGTCTCGACCGTGCGATGGAGAGCGTTCCGGATATCGGTGGCGACGAAGAACGACTCTCGATTCCGGACGCCCAGGCACAGAAAGACGGTGCATTCACCCGATTTACCAACCTCGGTGAGATCGCCGACGTCCTCTCGCGAGAGCCCGAACACCTCCACCGGTTCGTCCAGCGCGAGCTGGGGACGAGCGGCAAACTCGACGGCGGCCGAGCCAGGTACAACGGCTCGTTCTCCGGCCAGGACTTCGACGCCGCCGTCGACGCCTACCTCGAGGAGTACGTCCGCTGTTCGGAGTGTGGTCTGCCCGATACCCGCCTCGTCCGCGAGGACCGGACGCCGATGTTGCGCTGTGACGCCTGTGGGGCGTTCCGGCCGGTGACGAAAGGCAGCTCCGGCAGCCAGCAACAACAACAGCAACGCGAGGCGGTCGAGGAGGGCAAGACCTACACGGTCGAGATCACCGGTACGGGCCGGAAGGGCGACGGCGTCGCCGAGAAAGGCGAGTACACGATCTTCGTCCCCGGTGCCGACGAGGGTGACGTCGTCGAGATCTACATCGAGAACATCTCCGGCAATCTCGCGTTCGCCCGACTCGACTGA
- a CDS encoding alpha/beta fold hydrolase, with the protein MRHRIFNEDGEDDLVFVMGWGNRWTHENVSWLIGNLGDAGYRVHAFELPTNIDDFKADWLEPIAEYVLDLDSYQLLGHSAGALVGQALDGAENHVYLSPWWGYSETYPEFALELLAEIPTDFPFLPVPGMDADALGERATDHQVATIPRWISPAFVRETRRAQQELLAIDHDAVVFCSLRDPVISHRAIGERVPSEHVVLYDGGHELFSSPLREEYVDLVLECLEDGAAVVEDRASVTA; encoded by the coding sequence ATGAGACATCGCATCTTCAACGAGGACGGCGAGGATGACCTCGTCTTCGTCATGGGCTGGGGCAACCGCTGGACCCACGAGAACGTCAGCTGGCTGATCGGCAACCTCGGCGACGCTGGCTATCGGGTCCACGCGTTCGAGTTACCCACGAACATCGACGATTTCAAAGCCGACTGGCTCGAGCCGATCGCGGAGTACGTCCTCGACCTCGACTCGTACCAGCTGCTCGGCCACAGTGCGGGTGCGCTGGTCGGTCAGGCCCTAGACGGTGCGGAAAACCACGTCTACCTGAGCCCGTGGTGGGGCTACAGCGAGACCTACCCCGAGTTCGCACTCGAGCTACTCGCCGAGATCCCCACCGACTTCCCGTTTCTCCCGGTGCCCGGGATGGACGCCGACGCCCTCGGCGAGCGCGCGACCGACCACCAGGTCGCGACGATCCCGCGGTGGATCTCACCCGCGTTCGTCCGCGAAACCCGACGCGCACAACAGGAGCTGCTGGCGATCGATCACGACGCCGTCGTCTTCTGCTCGCTTCGGGATCCGGTGATCAGCCATCGCGCAATCGGCGAGCGCGTCCCGTCCGAACACGTCGTCCTCTACGACGGCGGCCACGAGCTGTTCTCCTCACCACTCCGTGAGGAGTACGTCGACCTCGTACTCGAGTGTCTCGAAGACGGCGCCGCCGTCGTCGAGGACCGAGCGTCGGTTACCGCCTGA
- the ftsZ gene encoding cell division protein FtsZ produces MQDIVQDALENAEEEAREMDASMDDDEFGDPRIVIVGCGGAGNNTINRLYNIGVEGADTIAINTDKQHLKMIEADTKILVGKSLTNGLGAGGDPSMGERATEMAQGTIKEVLGDADLVFVTAGMGGGTGTGAAPVVSKIAKEQGAIVVGMVSTPFNVERARTVKAEEGLEKLREQADSIIVLDNNRLLDYVPNLPIGKAFSVMDQIIAETVKGISETITQPSLINLDYADMSTIMNQGGVAVMLVGETQDKNKTQEVVNDAMNHPLLDVDYRGASGGLVHITGGPDLTLKEAEGIADNITERLEASANVIWGARIQESYKGKVRVMAIMTGVQSAQVLGPTTQKQADKSRASIEGVSESDFDASNNVENAPDSFGAQSDGGRSEREKKNGVDVIR; encoded by the coding sequence ATGCAGGACATCGTTCAGGATGCACTCGAGAACGCAGAAGAGGAGGCCCGCGAGATGGATGCGTCGATGGACGACGACGAGTTCGGCGATCCGCGCATCGTCATCGTCGGCTGTGGCGGTGCAGGGAACAACACCATAAACCGCCTGTACAACATCGGCGTCGAAGGAGCCGACACGATCGCGATCAATACGGACAAACAGCACCTGAAGATGATCGAGGCCGACACGAAGATTCTCGTCGGCAAGTCGCTCACGAACGGCCTCGGTGCCGGCGGCGATCCGTCGATGGGCGAACGCGCGACCGAGATGGCCCAGGGGACGATCAAGGAGGTCCTCGGCGATGCAGACCTCGTGTTCGTGACCGCGGGCATGGGCGGTGGTACCGGCACGGGTGCCGCCCCCGTCGTCTCCAAAATTGCGAAAGAACAGGGCGCGATCGTCGTCGGGATGGTCTCGACGCCCTTTAACGTCGAGCGTGCCCGCACGGTGAAAGCCGAGGAAGGCTTAGAGAAGCTTCGTGAACAGGCCGACTCGATCATCGTACTCGACAACAACCGGTTGCTCGATTACGTCCCGAACCTCCCGATCGGCAAGGCGTTCTCGGTGATGGACCAGATCATCGCCGAGACCGTCAAGGGAATCTCGGAGACGATCACCCAGCCGTCGCTGATCAACCTGGACTACGCCGACATGTCGACGATCATGAACCAGGGCGGCGTCGCCGTGATGCTGGTCGGTGAGACCCAGGACAAGAACAAGACACAGGAGGTCGTCAACGACGCGATGAACCATCCGTTACTCGACGTCGACTACCGCGGTGCCTCGGGTGGTCTCGTCCACATCACCGGTGGTCCCGACCTCACGCTGAAAGAGGCAGAAGGCATCGCGGACAACATCACCGAGCGTCTCGAGGCCTCGGCGAACGTCATCTGGGGCGCTCGCATCCAAGAGAGCTACAAGGGCAAGGTCCGGGTCATGGCGATCATGACCGGTGTCCAGAGCGCCCAGGTGCTCGGACCGACGACACAGAAACAGGCCGACAAGTCCCGGGCGAGCATCGAAGGCGTCTCCGAGAGCGACTTCGACGCCAGCAACAACGTCGAGAACGCGCCCGATAGCTTCGGTGCCCAGAGCGACGGCGGCCGGAGCGAACGCGAGAAGAAAAACGGCGTCGACGTCATCCGGTAG
- a CDS encoding double zinc ribbon domain-containing protein, with protein MGKITFRADDDLLEELEAFDASKSEVLREALRAYLGTSDRIGPADADRSRDGRHTGAGTTDTSTSIDDLVRECVDERLEQRLDDFERRLHDRRERRPDVDVTVSLEGIESAQTAAVETAGDDQPSDRRRSVASDTPRTDGASDTDVASDSTRTAASSDADAADRHRCSQCGEAVDIDHVYCPNCGEKASRRLFCECGDEIRSDWAFCPGCGRRTPAADVLESG; from the coding sequence ATGGGAAAGATCACCTTCCGTGCGGACGACGACCTCCTCGAGGAACTCGAGGCGTTCGACGCGTCGAAAAGCGAGGTGCTCCGCGAGGCGCTTCGGGCGTATCTCGGAACCAGCGACCGGATCGGACCGGCCGACGCTGACCGGTCGCGAGATGGCCGCCACACCGGGGCTGGGACGACCGACACGAGCACCAGCATCGACGATCTCGTCCGCGAGTGCGTCGACGAGCGACTCGAGCAACGGCTCGACGACTTCGAGCGTCGCCTGCACGATCGACGCGAGCGACGCCCCGACGTCGACGTTACGGTGTCGCTCGAGGGTATCGAGAGCGCACAAACGGCGGCCGTCGAGACGGCCGGGGACGATCAGCCGTCCGACAGACGGCGATCGGTCGCGTCCGACACGCCGCGAACGGACGGGGCGTCAGACACCGACGTGGCGTCAGACAGCACGCGGACCGCAGCGTCGTCTGACGCGGACGCGGCCGACCGACACCGGTGTAGCCAGTGTGGTGAAGCCGTCGACATCGATCACGTCTACTGCCCGAACTGCGGGGAGAAGGCATCGAGACGACTGTTCTGTGAGTGTGGCGACGAGATCCGATCGGACTGGGCGTTCTGTCCCGGCTGTGGTCGTCGGACGCCAGCGGCCGACGTTCTAGAATCCGGATAG
- the cobS gene encoding adenosylcobinamide-GDP ribazoletransferase, protein MSRLAALRGALAFLTRLPAGSREGDWAAFRTTPAAFPVVGYVVGALAAVPLLAAGSVPAPTVALGYLLAVYLVTGIHHLDGVADVGDAVVVHGDADRRREVLKDTTTGVGALLAVTATVAGVALAGLGLAGLPIAVAVGVAVAAEVGAKVGMAAMACLASAGYEGMGSSVTGAVGPVAFVPAAAVAVPAAALTWPSPVGAVALAGALGGAAIPWLWARRRLGGVTGDVFGAANELGRLVGAHAGVIAWTLS, encoded by the coding sequence GTGAGCCGCCTCGCCGCGCTCCGGGGCGCACTCGCGTTCCTCACGCGGCTGCCGGCCGGGAGTCGCGAGGGCGATTGGGCGGCGTTCCGGACGACGCCGGCGGCGTTTCCGGTCGTCGGCTACGTCGTCGGCGCGCTCGCAGCGGTCCCGCTGCTCGCGGCAGGATCGGTACCGGCCCCGACGGTCGCGCTCGGATACCTGCTCGCGGTGTATCTCGTCACCGGGATCCACCACCTCGACGGGGTCGCGGACGTCGGCGACGCCGTCGTCGTCCACGGCGACGCCGACCGGCGACGCGAGGTCCTGAAGGACACGACGACCGGCGTCGGGGCCCTGCTCGCGGTGACGGCGACGGTCGCGGGCGTGGCGCTGGCGGGGCTCGGACTGGCCGGCCTGCCAATCGCCGTCGCCGTCGGCGTCGCCGTCGCCGCGGAAGTCGGCGCGAAAGTCGGCATGGCCGCGATGGCCTGTCTCGCGAGCGCGGGCTACGAGGGGATGGGCTCGAGCGTTACCGGTGCTGTCGGTCCCGTCGCGTTCGTCCCGGCTGCCGCGGTCGCCGTCCCGGCGGCCGCACTCACCTGGCCGTCGCCCGTCGGGGCCGTCGCTCTCGCCGGCGCGCTCGGCGGCGCGGCGATTCCGTGGCTGTGGGCGCGACGGCGACTCGGCGGCGTCACCGGCGACGTCTTCGGCGCAGCGAACGAACTCGGCCGACTCGTCGGCGCACACGCGGGGGTGATCGCGTGGACGCTCTCCTGA
- a CDS encoding DUF5789 family protein: protein MDREPNRDRAQDHAETRASNRAETTESILEDVERHLGEIEYPVRSEELASEYATTPIDMPNETESLGSVFDRLVDEKFESPEEVREAVYGEITGNAGDRNEANPERDLESLDEGDEPSGDRP from the coding sequence ATGGATCGCGAACCGAACCGCGACCGCGCGCAAGACCACGCCGAAACGCGCGCGTCGAACCGAGCCGAGACGACCGAGTCGATCCTCGAGGACGTCGAACGCCACCTCGGCGAAATCGAGTATCCCGTCAGAAGCGAAGAGCTCGCCTCGGAGTACGCGACGACGCCGATCGACATGCCGAACGAGACGGAGTCGCTGGGCAGCGTTTTCGATCGCCTCGTAGACGAGAAGTTCGAGTCCCCGGAAGAGGTCCGCGAGGCGGTCTACGGCGAGATAACGGGCAACGCGGGTGACCGAAACGAAGCGAACCCGGAGCGGGACCTCGAGTCGCTCGACGAGGGGGACGAACCGTCCGGCGATCGTCCGTGA
- the cobT gene encoding nicotinate mononucleotide-dependent phosphoribosyltransferase CobT, whose translation MRVILAAGTTETALIDGISAAGAAPELMAHTPSADAEIVAYGEPTAAPVTPVSPTGCPTPAAITRAVREVVDFEWTVLDAGLAEPTAAPTVDLGAEPGSDVREAEAVPDAGAIFDRAHDFGASLPDEEVLIGETIPGGTTTALGAFTALGEPFGVSSSLPANPLEQKRAVVDEALAASDLAPGDCAGEPLAAIRAVGDPVQAAVAGVAAGALETGTSVRLGGGTQLVAVAALLRHADVSASLELATTSFVADDPGADLETAAERLDLDLVATDPGFDGADHVAMERYCAGEAKEGVAMGGALSLASDGELAAVRDRLEAVCDRLGIDADDGLAGGPDDGA comes from the coding sequence ATGCGCGTAATCCTCGCTGCCGGCACGACCGAGACGGCACTGATCGACGGCATCTCCGCGGCCGGGGCCGCCCCCGAGCTGATGGCACACACGCCCTCGGCCGACGCCGAGATCGTCGCCTACGGCGAGCCCACCGCCGCGCCGGTCACGCCGGTGAGTCCGACGGGCTGTCCGACGCCCGCGGCGATCACCCGCGCGGTGCGGGAGGTGGTCGACTTCGAGTGGACGGTGCTAGACGCCGGGCTGGCCGAGCCGACGGCCGCGCCGACGGTCGACCTCGGCGCGGAGCCGGGCAGCGACGTCCGCGAGGCCGAGGCCGTCCCCGACGCCGGGGCGATCTTCGATCGCGCCCACGACTTCGGCGCGAGCCTCCCCGACGAGGAGGTCCTGATCGGCGAGACGATCCCCGGCGGTACGACCACCGCACTCGGCGCGTTCACCGCCCTCGGGGAGCCGTTCGGCGTCTCCTCCTCGCTCCCGGCGAACCCCCTCGAGCAGAAACGCGCCGTCGTCGACGAGGCGCTCGCGGCCAGCGACCTCGCGCCCGGCGACTGTGCCGGCGAGCCACTGGCGGCGATCCGGGCGGTCGGCGACCCGGTCCAGGCGGCCGTCGCGGGCGTCGCCGCCGGCGCGCTCGAGACCGGGACGTCGGTTCGACTCGGCGGCGGCACCCAGCTCGTGGCCGTCGCGGCGCTGCTTCGTCACGCCGACGTCTCCGCCTCCCTCGAGCTGGCGACGACCTCGTTCGTCGCCGACGATCCGGGCGCGGACCTCGAGACCGCCGCGGAGCGACTCGACCTCGACCTCGTCGCGACCGATCCCGGCTTCGACGGGGCAGACCACGTCGCGATGGAGCGCTACTGTGCCGGCGAGGCGAAAGAGGGCGTCGCGATGGGTGGGGCGCTCTCGCTCGCCTCCGACGGCGAACTGGCCGCGGTCCGGGACCGCCTCGAGGCAGTCTGTGACCGGCTGGGGATCGACGCCGACGACGGGCTCGCGGGCGGCCCCGACGATGGAGCCTGA
- the ncsA gene encoding tRNA 2-thiolation protein NcsA, translating to MECDRCGGDAVMHAAYSGAHLCERHFRESVEKRVRRRIRRDDLVPGDASPEDPETWVIGLSGGKDSVVLTQILHDTFAEDPRIELVGLTIHEGIEGYRDESVAACLELADDLGIRHELASYEEEFGIRMDDVVEDDPENMAACAYCGVFRRDLLSRYAAELEADLLLTGHNLDDEAQTALMNFLEGDLGQIAKHFDASLGPLSERNEQDEFVPRAKPLRDVPEKEVALYAHLADLPAHITECPHASEAYRGEIQQLLYDLEENHPGTRHSILSGYEELAAMVADQYGDDGDESRELRECAECGATTTREICRKCSLLESLEAV from the coding sequence ATGGAGTGTGATCGATGCGGCGGGGACGCGGTCATGCACGCCGCCTACTCCGGGGCCCACCTCTGTGAACGTCACTTCCGCGAGTCGGTCGAAAAGCGGGTTCGACGACGCATCCGCCGGGACGATCTCGTCCCGGGAGACGCCTCACCTGAGGATCCGGAGACGTGGGTGATCGGTCTCTCGGGCGGGAAAGACAGCGTCGTCCTCACGCAGATCTTACACGACACCTTCGCCGAAGATCCACGGATCGAACTCGTCGGCCTGACGATCCACGAGGGGATCGAGGGCTACCGCGACGAGTCCGTCGCGGCCTGTCTCGAGCTCGCAGACGACCTCGGCATCCGTCACGAGCTCGCAAGCTACGAGGAGGAGTTCGGCATCCGGATGGACGACGTCGTCGAGGACGACCCCGAGAACATGGCCGCCTGCGCCTACTGTGGCGTCTTCCGGCGGGATCTGCTCTCCCGCTACGCCGCAGAGCTCGAGGCCGACCTCCTGCTGACGGGGCACAACCTGGACGACGAGGCCCAGACGGCGCTGATGAACTTCCTCGAGGGCGATCTCGGCCAGATTGCCAAACACTTCGACGCAAGTCTGGGTCCGCTCTCCGAACGCAACGAGCAAGACGAGTTCGTCCCGCGTGCGAAGCCCTTGCGGGACGTGCCCGAGAAGGAGGTCGCCCTCTATGCTCACCTCGCCGACCTGCCCGCCCACATCACCGAGTGTCCCCACGCGAGCGAGGCCTACCGCGGCGAGATTCAACAGCTGCTGTACGACCTCGAGGAGAACCACCCCGGCACCCGGCACTCGATTCTCTCGGGCTACGAGGAACTCGCCGCGATGGTTGCCGACCAGTACGGCGACGACGGCGACGAGAGCCGCGAACTCCGGGAGTGTGCCGAGTGTGGCGCGACCACGACGCGGGAGATCTGCCGGAAGTGCTCGCTGCTCGAGTCCCTCGAGGCCGTGTAA